A single genomic interval of Juglans regia cultivar Chandler chromosome 1, Walnut 2.0, whole genome shotgun sequence harbors:
- the LOC108995656 gene encoding uncharacterized protein LOC108995656: MENKTLTPHSGTSESSRKRKLITVDTKCTISESDHVLDGGILKESNWQSQTRDMFIQAHGEHEKMSVMKSCDEPVGKAEFGRPGLQAGMNYKIKKSFDFKQIGQTSNSPRVNVISDIGTGSLFSSSCVGHKENEVSLQSELPFSSGSLGTGLTDNCKKEKGGSQGDGNMQNMNKVEGSDVENSKHSFLEETVPRNGDSPPMQIDTRHYPSPGSFKYDEKSKSLVRKVVPTVAEKLWDGSLQLNSSVNVVAVAFFKSGEKMPNIKWSESVEVKGKVRLEAFEKYIQDLPRSRNRGLMVISLCWKEGSSETGLAGLKKVAKGYKEGDRVGLAQLSPGIDLYVCPRSETIITILAKHGFFKGMAAVEDNQDSLIGCVVWRKKGANSVKKSQKQNCSWTEHPVNSPPDSSTQRVAENNLRYTQPAEASIPVASGADCTTLEIIKSESSERKNIKPSNIQLELQNSSTVIKPLPTRSFQSNSLSVSVGLETSCSDCDSHQDSLGQSLEVEAPQMHNLGPERPKQSLELQRPILSLPPDVVNRVAPLPDDDDLPEFDFGASQGFRNMNGSLPRMVPTVESLFANQRRLETSNLPMLTLEEKKILVKNFGEHGKTSGFPIVEEQNAAQIKAVTTPGSSSIAVPRSKNHFDEDDDDMPEWCPPDVELHKQSVPQINRPSVTMINHEVTKSRFQISSGPPSPLLPSPHPITVYPPFSTQTVPPAYSFHNAVTVRPVQPRPPIGYMQRGPVSFMGSNSNPLSRPMSNTSDLKIPIYPAGWRGWRS, encoded by the exons ATGGAGAACAAGACTCTGACACCTCACTCAGGAACATCTGAGTCATCAAGAAAGAGGAAGTTAATAACTGTGGATACGAAGTGTACCATTTCGGAATCAGATCATGTTTTGGATGGGGGAATCCTGAAAGAATCAAACTGGCAATCCCAGACTCGTGATATGTTCATTCAAGCTCATGGAGAGCATGAAAAAATGTCTGTTATGAAATCTTGTGATGAACCTGTAGGAAAGGCTGAGTTTGGTCGTCCTGGTTTGCAAGCTGGaatgaattacaaaatcaagAAATCTTTTGATTTTAAACAAATTGGTCAGACTTCAAATTCTCCCAGAGTAAATGTTATTTCAGATATTGGAACAGgctctttgttttcttcttcatgCGTTGGACACAAGGAAAATGAAGTGTCACTGCAAAGTGAACTACCATTTAGCAGTGGCTCTTTAGGTACAGGGTTGACTGATAACTGTAAAAAAGAGAAGGGTGGAAGTCAAGGAGATGGAAATATGCAAAACATGAATAAGGTAGAAGGATCAGATGTTGAGAATTCTAAGCATTCCTTCTTGGAAGAAACTGTACCTAGAAATGGGGATTCTCCTCCTATGCAGATAGATACTCGGCATTATCCAAGTCCTGGTTCTTTTAAGTatgatgaaaaaagtaaatCACTTGTCAGAAAAGTAGTTCCCACTGTTGCTGAGAAGCTCTGGGATGGGTCCCTTCAGTTGAATTCTTCTGTTAATGTGGTTGCGGTTGCCTTCTTTAAGAG CGGTGAGAAGATGCCTAATATCAAGTGGTCTGAATCTGTAGAAGTCAAAGGGAAAGTGAGGTTAGAggcttttgaaaaatatattcagGATCTCCCTCGTTCGCGCAACCGGGGTTTAATG GTAATCTCACTTTGCTGGAAAGAAGGGTCATCTGAAACTGGACTGGCAGGCTTGAAAAAG GTTGCAAAAGGGTACAAAGAAGGGGACAGAGTTGGGCTTGCACAACTCTCCCCAGGTATTGATCTTTATGTCTGTCCTCGCAGTGAGACCATAATCACAATACTTGCTAAGCATGGGTTCTTCAAGGGCATGGCTGCTGTTGAAGACAACCAAGATTCCTTGATTGGTTGTGTTGTGTGGCGAAAAAAAGGAGCAAATTCTGTTAAGAAATCTCAGAAACAAAACTGTTCCTGGACAGAGCACCCTGTCAACTCCCCACCTGACTCTTCTACCCAAAGAGTTGCTGAAAATAATTTGCGTTATACACAACCAGCTGAGGCATCCATCCCAGTTGCGTCAGGAGCAGATTGCACCACTCTTGAGATTATAAAAAGTGAAAGTTCTGAAAGGAAGAATATCAAGCCTAGCAACATTCAACTTGAGTTGCAGAATTCTTCCACCGTCATTAAACCCTTGCCAACACGTTCATTCCAAAGCAATTCTCTATCTGTTTCAGTGGGACTTGAAACATCATGTTCTGACTGTGACTCTCATCAGGATTCTTTGGGACAGTCATTGGAAGTTGAAGCTCCTCAGATGCACAATTTGGGACCCGAGAGACCTAAACAGAGCTTGGAACTTCAAAGGCCTATCTTGTCCCTCCCACCTGATGTTGTCAACAGAGTTGCACCTCTGCCTGATGATGACGACCTTcctgaatttgattttggagcTTCTCAAGGATTTAGGAACATGAATGGATCCCTTCCACGGATGGTGCCTACTGTAGAGTCGCTATTTGCCAATCAAAGAAGATTGGAAACTTCAAATCTTCCAATGCTTACTCTAGAAGAGAAGAAGATTCTAGTAAAGAACTTTGGTGAACATGGCAAGACATCTGGATTTCCTATTGTGGAAGAACAAAACGCAGCCCAAATTAAAGCTGTTACCACACCTGGTAGCAGCAGCATTGCTGTTCCACGTTCAAAGAACCATTTTGACGAAGATGACGATGATATGCCTGAATGGTGCCCGCCAGATGTTGAGCTTCACAAGCAATCAGTTCCACAGATAAATCGACCATCGGTAACTATGATCAATCACGAAGTAACAAAGTCAAGGTTCCAAATTTCTTCAGGTCCTCCAAGCCCTCTGCTCCCATCTCCACATCCGATCACAGTCTATCCGCCATTTTCAACCCAGACAGTGCCTCCTGCATATAGTTTCCACAATGCAGTCACTGTGAGACCTGTGCAACCAAGACCACCTATCGGATACATGCAAAGGGGTCCAGTTTCTTTTATGGGATCCAATTCTAACCCACTATCGAGACCAATGTCAAACACATCGGATCTTAAAATTCCCATCTATCCTGCTGGTTGGAGAGGCTGGAGGTCGTGA
- the LOC108995594 gene encoding uncharacterized protein LOC108995594, with product MSWFFKSFESDDPDSSHSHSHSHLSSSPEHSPSTSPPALTHDLSLLGQTLTTRFRGVAEFLAPSPATSITPTSSVDSSDAPSSSQSLLGIRNDLVEISGSFRTGLSLLSSNKAVSEISRLASNFLLFQNDEVRDEQVSGEDDDDCIDDGVPGVTDEVVDFVCDISARPELWNDFPLPLDNDFNMSDAQREHASTVEHLSPSLAALRVKLQSYMSEERFWIIYFILLLPRLSEHDFGLLSTSKIVESRDALLQKLQKNAQVENDNRKTLDKSQDGCMASKPEGKNVLSEEEASTGIISGGVEMDDEQNTDKWLEDEPIDTGTTLGAQEKLEHEEDISFSDLEEDDNDLSNRLSGLNSAEETKSPRGCNDWVQLKGSPEFLVGGGQQKAVHSNSHDKDSEGEESNDWLTVDDFD from the exons AtgtcttggttcttcaaatcttTCGAATCCGACGACCCTGATTCTTCCCACTCCCACTCCCACTcccacctctcttcctctccggAACACTCCCCCTCCACCTCTCCGCCTGCCCTCACACACGACCTCTCCCTCCTCGGCCAAACCCTCACCACCAGATTTCGCGGCGTTGCCGAATTTCTGGCACCATCGCCTGCTACTTCGATCACCCCCACCTCCTCCGTTGATTCATCCGATGCTCCATCATCGTCGCAATCTCTCCTAGGGATCCGCAACGATCTGGTCGAAATCAGCGGGAGCTTCAGAACCGGCCTTTCCCTTCTGTCCAGTAACAAGGCGGTGAGTGAGATCTCGAGGCTCGCTTCGAACTTTTTGCTGTTCCAGAACGACGAAGTTAGAGACGAACAAGTTTCGGGAGAGGACGACGACGATTGTATTGATGATGGTGTGCCTGGGGTCACCGATGAAGTTGTTGATTTTGTGTGCGATATTTCGGCGCGCCCCGAGCTCTGGAACGATTTTCCTTTACCACTCGACAACG ATTTCAACATGTCTGATGCTCAGAGAGAACATGCTTCAACCGTTGAGCATCTATCCCCAAGTTTGGCAGCTCTTAGAGTTAAACTTCAGAGTTATATGAGTGAAGAAAGATTTTggataatttatttcatattgttGCTGCCAAGATTAAGTGAACATGATTTTGGGCTTCTATCAACTTCCAAG ATTGTGGAATCAAGAGATGCACTTTTGCAGAAGCTGCAAAAGAATGCACAGGTGGAGAATGACAACAGAAAGACTCTTGATAAATCTCAAGATGGCTGCATGGCCAGCAAGCCAGAAGGGAAGAATGTACTATCTGAGGAAGAGGCTTCAACTGGCATCATAAGTGGAGGAGTAGAAATGGATGATGAACAGAATACTGACAAGTGGTTAGAAGATGAACCTATTGATACAGGCACTACTTTGGGTGCCCAGGAAAAACTTGAACATGAGGAGGACATTTCATTCAGTGATCTGGAGGAGGATGATAATGATCTCTCTAATAGACTATCAGGCCTTAACTCTGCCGAGGAAACTAAGTCACCCAGAGGATGCAATGACTGGGTTCAACTGAAGGGAAGTCCTGAGTTTCTGGTTGGTGGTGGCCAGCAAAAGGCAGTCCACTCAAATTCTCATGATAAAGATTCGGAAGGTGAGGAGTCGAATGACTGGCTTACTGTTGATGATTTTGATTAG